GAATATCCCGCTCCAGAAGCTTCGAAAACGCCATACGCTGTTGAAAAGTGTGATAGGCTAACTTGATTAAAATATTGTTTTAATTAATATAGTGCTCAAATTGACTTGGTTGACAATAAACTCATATATGGACTTTCACTGAGTAGCCCATATTTCCCCCTCCCTATGAAAAAACAACAGATTGTCGATAGCGGCATCAACACTTTGCTTGGGGCTCAGTCTGAGTTGCAAGCGCAGCTTCTTGAAAAGGCTATTTCCGGATTTGGTGATCAGCTCGCCCAGTCTATCACCCGCGCCGACGGTCAGATATCCCAACAAGCACTTGGGGTTCAACAAGGCTTTTTGGCCGAGGCATACCATACCGCCTCTTACAACATCGATGCCATCGCCAAAGGTCAGCCGCAGTTTCGGGCGGATATGGACAGCTTATCCGCCATCGATCCGGTGACCGATGTGCAGATCACTGCACCGGATGGCAGCACCGCGAAGTTCCAAATGAAGTTCTACAAGGACGCCAAAGCGACTGCCAAGTCGTTTGCGCCGGAACGTTATGCGGAAAATAACGTTGCTAAAGTTGCGCCCCAAGAGCAATTGAGTGGGGTCAAAGGGGAAGCCCATAAACAAGCGCTGCGTAATCAGGAGATCCGCCCGGAGGTTGCCAAGAACTATCGTCACACTGCCGACAATGCCACCGATCGCATTGCCCATCCGGATCGCCCTAACATCAGCTCTAAGCCTATTAATCGCAAAGGGCAAGGGGGCACCGAAGATCTGACTAAGCAGATCCGCAAAGGTGAAAAGCCCAAATATCAGCACGCGCAAGAGGCCTACAACACCCAACAGTGGCGGCAGTACGGCAACGCCGCCAAGTACGGCGCCATCGGTGGCGCAGTCAGCAGCACCGCCGCCGAGCTGATAAAGGTGATGCGCTCGGACAAACCCTTAACTCAGCAAGAGTGCGAAGCGATTGCTGGGCGGATTTTGCTCGGCAGTGCCAAAGGGGCGGGCCAAGCGCTACTGACCACAGCGGTTCAGCATGCGGGCAAAGAGATGGTCCGCGCTGGCAGCAAAGGGGTTGCGCAAAGCGTTGGCAGTCAGCTGGCAAAAGGCAATGTCGCGGCGAACGTAGCGCTGATGACGGTGTCACTAGGGCAAGAGCTGTTCCGCTACAGCCAAGGGGAGATCGACGGCGTTGAGCTGGCGGAGAACACCCTAACCAGTGCCACCGGGCTAGCGGCATCCGCCGGTGGTTATGCCTTAGGTACTTTTGCCGCTGGCCAGATGGGGGCCTTGGTGCCCGCGGCGGTGGCCAAGTTTTCGGTGGCGGGCACCACCCTTGGCGCCATGGGGCCAGTTGGCCTCGGTATCGCCGCTGGCATCGTTACCTCGTTGGTGGTCAGCGCTTACAGTGGCCACTTCAAACAGCAAGGCCAGAAGATCGCCTTTGATGAGATCGCCGCGGCATCGAAACTGCTGCAGGGCGGTGAAATCTCATTGGGGACTTACGCCGGTAACGTCGCTCAGATGTCGGAGTTTAAGTTCCGCTGGAGCGACATCTTGCCATTGAGCGGTACCTTTTCGGTCTTTGGCGAGTACAAGGCTCGTAAGCAGCAATTGCAGCACCTGCAGGCTGACATCAGCCAGCGCAGGACAAGCTTAGACGCCCAAGAGGAGCAGCTGGCCTATCAAATGTTGGCACAATACCAGCAGCAACTGAGTGAGATAGAGCTGCAGTTTGTTGAGCAGCGTCAAGCGGTGCATCAGCAGGCTGGTGAGCAGCTGGCGACATTGCGAAACCAGCTCGATAGCCATCTTGAAACTCAGTTTGCCCTGCAGCAAGCCAGCTTCAGTCGCCATTTTGATCAGCTTGGCCAGCAAAGCTTAAAGCAGCAGCGACTGCAGCAACAGCAAGCCCGTTTGGCCAGTTACACCTCCGAAATCAATGAGCTGCGCTTGCAGTTGCAGCAGTTCCGCGACTTAGAACCGAAGCTGAAACTGTCGATGCAGCAGGTGTTGGCGCAACGGGTTGAACACGCCTTGCCAGCCACCACACCATTTGATCAAGCCGAGCAGTTTATGCAGGAGTCGCTGCG
This Photobacterium gaetbulicola Gung47 DNA region includes the following protein-coding sequences:
- a CDS encoding hypothetical protein (COG0243), translated to MKKQQIVDSGINTLLGAQSELQAQLLEKAISGFGDQLAQSITRADGQISQQALGVQQGFLAEAYHTASYNIDAIAKGQPQFRADMDSLSAIDPVTDVQITAPDGSTAKFQMKFYKDAKATAKSFAPERYAENNVAKVAPQEQLSGVKGEAHKQALRNQEIRPEVAKNYRHTADNATDRIAHPDRPNISSKPINRKGQGGTEDLTKQIRKGEKPKYQHAQEAYNTQQWRQYGNAAKYGAIGGAVSSTAAELIKVMRSDKPLTQQECEAIAGRILLGSAKGAGQALLTTAVQHAGKEMVRAGSKGVAQSVGSQLAKGNVAANVALMTVSLGQELFRYSQGEIDGVELAENTLTSATGLAASAGGYALGTFAAGQMGALVPAAVAKFSVAGTTLGAMGPVGLGIAAGIVTSLVVSAYSGHFKQQGQKIAFDEIAAASKLLQGGEISLGTYAGNVAQMSEFKFRWSDILPLSGTFSVFGEYKARKQQLQHLQADISQRRTSLDAQEEQLAYQMLAQYQQQLSEIELQFVEQRQAVHQQAGEQLATLRNQLDSHLETQFALQQASFSRHFDQLGQQSLKQQRLQQQQARLASYTSEINELRLQLQQFRDLEPKLKLSMQQVLAQRVEHALPATTPFDQAEQFMQESLRA